In one window of Streptomyces griseus subsp. griseus DNA:
- a CDS encoding ABC transporter ATP-binding protein, with protein MHADREGSGGGAAAGSTLLSKAGEGTRPYVEGEPILEVRELAKHYPLTQGILFKKQVGAVRAVDGVDFDLHAGETLGIVGESGCGKSTVARMLVHLEKPTAGAIRYKGEDISKLSGRALKAVRRNIQMVFQDPYTSLNPRMTVGDIIGEPYEIHPEVAPKGSRRQRVQDLLDVVGLNPEYINRYPHQFSGGQRQRIGIARGLALNPEIIVADEPVSALDVSVQAQVVNLLDRLQAEFSLSFVFIAHDLSIVRHISDRVGVMYLGRIVEIGSDAEIYDHPTHPYTQALLSAVPVPDPEARAYRERIILHGDVPSPANVPSGCRFRTRCWKAQERCELEVPLLAVPAEFRLVDTPARHDSACHFAEEKQVVPQEGELAAPGRSAGRSPGPDVEAPGTTTRGRPVEDVGEVGEGLDGPGKDPGGPEGPVAEG; from the coding sequence GAGGGCGAGCCGATCCTCGAAGTGCGGGAGCTGGCCAAGCACTACCCGCTGACCCAGGGCATCCTCTTCAAGAAGCAGGTCGGCGCGGTCCGGGCCGTGGACGGCGTCGACTTCGACCTCCACGCGGGCGAGACGCTCGGCATCGTGGGGGAGTCCGGCTGCGGCAAGTCCACCGTCGCGCGCATGCTGGTCCACCTGGAGAAGCCCACCGCCGGGGCCATCCGCTACAAGGGCGAGGACATCTCCAAGCTCTCCGGCCGGGCGCTGAAGGCGGTGCGCCGCAACATCCAGATGGTCTTCCAGGACCCGTACACCTCGCTGAACCCGCGCATGACGGTCGGCGACATCATCGGGGAGCCGTACGAGATCCACCCCGAGGTCGCCCCCAAGGGCAGCCGCCGGCAGCGGGTCCAGGATCTGCTGGACGTCGTCGGGCTCAACCCGGAGTACATCAACCGCTATCCGCACCAGTTCTCCGGCGGCCAGCGCCAGCGCATCGGCATCGCCCGCGGCCTCGCGCTCAACCCGGAGATCATCGTCGCGGACGAACCGGTCTCGGCCCTCGACGTCTCCGTCCAGGCCCAGGTCGTCAACCTGCTGGACCGGCTCCAGGCGGAGTTCAGCCTCAGCTTCGTCTTCATCGCGCACGACCTCTCCATCGTGCGGCACATCTCGGACCGGGTCGGCGTGATGTACCTCGGCCGGATCGTGGAGATCGGCTCCGACGCGGAGATCTACGACCACCCCACCCACCCGTACACCCAGGCGCTGCTCTCCGCCGTCCCGGTCCCCGACCCGGAGGCCCGCGCGTACCGGGAGCGGATCATCCTGCACGGCGATGTGCCCTCACCCGCCAACGTCCCGTCGGGGTGCCGCTTCCGCACCCGCTGCTGGAAGGCGCAGGAGCGGTGCGAGCTGGAGGTGCCGCTGCTGGCGGTCCCGGCGGAGTTCCGGCTGGTGGACACCCCGGCCCGGCACGACTCGGCGTGCCACTTCGCGGAGGAGAAGCAGGTGGTGCCGCAGGAGGGGGAGCTGGCGGCGCCGGGGCGGTCGGCGGGCCGTTCACCGGGGCCGGATGTGGAGGCCCCGGGGACGACGACGCGCGGGCGGCCGGTGGAGGACGTGGGCGAGGTCGGGGAGGGGCTGGACGGGCCCGGGAAGGATCCGGGCGGGCCGGAGGGGCCGGTGGCGGAGGGCTGA
- a CDS encoding S9 family peptidase codes for MTSPKLSFPRQHARTQRFTLGAPRAFTVSPDETRVIFLRSTSGTDRTNRLWVLDPASGEERLVADPEALLGGSAERLSPQERARRERTREGSAGIVSYAVDAAAELAAFALSGKVYVAELRAGTARALPVPGPVIDPRPSPDGRLIAYVSKGALRVVGAEGEEDRALAEPEDAHVTYGLAEFVAAEEMHRFRGFWWSPDSDRLLVARADDSPVQRWFIADPAHPERRPAEVAYPAAGTPNAEVRLYVMDLEGARTEVVWDRAAFPYLAQVHWSAAGAPLLLVQARDQRSQRYLAVDPESGETRIVHVDEDPVWLDLFGGVPAWAPDGRLVRIADEGGARVLAVGDRPLTGSQLHIQAVLDIGESDILVSAVAGEEAAAPETGESHVYRVNELGIERISEGVGVHSAVRSGDLTVLVSATPDEPGSAAWVLRDGKRLVRIASHAQEPVLAARVTLTEGGARRIPCAVLLPSDYQESDGPLPVLMDPYGGPHGRRVVAAHNAHLTSQWFADQGFAVVVADGRGAPGRSPAWEKAVRDDFVLTLDDQIEALHALAGEFPLDLDRVAIRGWSYGGYLSGLAVLRRPDVFHAAVVGAPVTDWRLYDTHYTERYLGDPAAQPEVYAYNALMTEDGLSHAAEQVRPMMIVHGLADDNVVVAHALRLSSALLAAGRPHEVLPLSGVTHMTPQEQVAENLLLLQVDFLKRSLGLTGA; via the coding sequence ATGACCTCACCGAAGCTGTCCTTTCCCCGCCAGCACGCACGGACCCAGCGGTTCACTCTCGGCGCACCGCGCGCCTTCACCGTCTCACCGGATGAGACGCGAGTGATCTTTCTGCGCTCCACCTCGGGCACCGACCGCACCAACCGGCTCTGGGTCCTCGACCCGGCCTCCGGCGAGGAGCGGCTCGTCGCCGATCCCGAGGCGCTGCTGGGGGGTTCGGCGGAGCGGCTGTCGCCGCAGGAGCGGGCCCGGCGCGAGCGGACCCGTGAGGGATCGGCCGGAATCGTCTCCTACGCGGTGGACGCGGCGGCCGAGCTGGCCGCGTTCGCGCTGTCCGGGAAGGTGTACGTGGCCGAGCTGCGGGCCGGCACGGCGCGGGCGCTGCCGGTGCCGGGCCCGGTCATCGACCCACGCCCCTCCCCCGACGGGCGCCTCATCGCGTACGTCTCCAAGGGGGCGCTGCGGGTCGTGGGCGCCGAGGGCGAGGAGGACAGGGCGCTGGCGGAGCCGGAGGACGCCCATGTCACCTACGGCCTGGCCGAGTTCGTCGCCGCCGAGGAGATGCACCGCTTCCGGGGCTTCTGGTGGTCGCCCGACTCGGACCGGCTGCTGGTGGCGCGGGCCGACGACAGCCCCGTACAGCGATGGTTCATCGCCGATCCCGCGCACCCGGAGCGCAGGCCGGCCGAGGTGGCCTATCCGGCGGCGGGGACGCCCAACGCCGAGGTGCGGCTCTACGTGATGGACCTGGAGGGGGCCCGTACGGAAGTGGTCTGGGACCGGGCGGCGTTCCCGTACCTGGCCCAGGTGCACTGGTCCGCAGCCGGTGCTCCGCTGCTCCTCGTGCAGGCCCGTGACCAGCGCAGCCAGCGGTATCTGGCGGTGGACCCGGAGTCGGGTGAGACCCGGATCGTCCATGTCGACGAGGACCCGGTGTGGCTGGATCTGTTCGGCGGGGTGCCCGCGTGGGCGCCGGACGGGCGGCTCGTACGGATCGCGGACGAGGGCGGTGCGCGGGTGCTGGCCGTCGGCGACCGGCCGCTGACCGGATCGCAGTTGCACATCCAGGCGGTGCTGGACATCGGGGAGTCGGACATTCTCGTCTCCGCCGTCGCGGGCGAGGAGGCGGCGGCACCGGAGACCGGCGAGAGCCATGTGTACCGGGTCAACGAGCTGGGAATCGAGAGGATTTCCGAAGGGGTGGGTGTGCACTCCGCCGTCCGTTCGGGCGACTTGACCGTACTCGTCTCGGCCACTCCGGACGAGCCCGGATCGGCCGCCTGGGTCCTCCGGGACGGCAAGCGGCTGGTCCGGATCGCGAGCCACGCCCAGGAGCCGGTGCTCGCGGCACGGGTCACGCTCACCGAGGGGGGCGCACGGCGGATTCCGTGCGCCGTGCTGCTTCCGTCGGACTACCAGGAGTCGGACGGTCCGCTTCCGGTACTGATGGATCCGTACGGTGGACCGCACGGCCGCCGGGTGGTCGCCGCCCACAACGCGCACCTCACCTCGCAGTGGTTCGCGGACCAGGGGTTCGCGGTGGTCGTGGCGGACGGGCGTGGCGCGCCGGGCCGCTCGCCCGCCTGGGAGAAGGCCGTACGGGACGACTTCGTCCTCACCCTGGACGACCAGATCGAGGCCCTGCACGCACTGGCCGGGGAGTTCCCGCTGGATCTGGACCGGGTGGCCATCCGGGGCTGGTCGTACGGGGGTTACCTCTCCGGTCTCGCGGTGCTGCGGCGCCCCGACGTCTTCCACGCGGCGGTGGTGGGCGCCCCGGTGACGGACTGGCGGCTCTACGACACGCACTACACCGAGCGCTATCTCGGCGATCCGGCCGCGCAGCCCGAGGTGTACGCGTACAACGCCCTGATGACCGAGGACGGGCTCTCGCACGCGGCCGAGCAGGTGCGGCCGATGATGATCGTCCACGGGCTCGCGGACGACAACGTGGTGGTCGCGCACGCCCTGCGGCTCTCCTCGGCGCTGCTGGCGGCCGGGCGGCCGCACGAGGTGCTGCCGCTGAGCGGGGTGACGCACATGACGCCCCAGGAGCAGGTCGCGGAGAACCTGCTGCTGCTCCAGGTGGACTTCCTCAAGAGGTCGCTGGGGCTGACCGGCGCCTAG
- the mshB gene encoding N-acetyl-1-D-myo-inositol-2-amino-2-deoxy-alpha-D-glucopyranoside deacetylase: MKDLPARRLLLVHAHPDDESINNGATMARYAAEGAHVTLVTCTLGEEGEVIPPALAHLAADRDDVLGPHRVGELAAAMKELGVTDHRFLGGAGRFRDSGMMGTEQNERPGAFWAAPLDEAAAPLVEVIREVRPQVLITYDPDGGYGHPDHIQAHRVAVRAADLAADPAYGTGAPHTIAKVYWNRAERAVVEAAFDRLRTTAPDAFPGIAAVDDVPGVVDGDEITAEIDGTAYAGAKAAAMRAHATQIAVDGEGSFFALSNDLGQPLLTTECYQLVRGVPGAGGGAREDDLFAGVAAGTGADTGAGTVSARGVASGSASAAGAGSASVTGAGSASAARPDSVPGAGA; the protein is encoded by the coding sequence ATGAAGGACCTCCCCGCCCGCCGTCTGCTGCTGGTGCACGCGCACCCGGACGACGAGTCGATCAACAACGGCGCCACCATGGCCAGGTATGCGGCCGAGGGCGCCCACGTCACCCTGGTGACCTGCACGCTGGGCGAGGAGGGCGAGGTCATCCCGCCCGCCCTCGCCCACCTCGCCGCAGACCGCGACGACGTCCTCGGCCCCCACCGCGTGGGCGAGCTGGCGGCGGCGATGAAGGAGCTCGGCGTCACCGACCACCGCTTCCTCGGCGGCGCGGGCCGATTCCGGGACTCCGGGATGATGGGCACCGAGCAGAACGAGCGCCCCGGCGCCTTCTGGGCCGCCCCGCTGGACGAGGCGGCCGCCCCCCTCGTGGAGGTGATACGCGAGGTCCGCCCCCAGGTCCTGATCACCTACGACCCCGACGGCGGCTACGGCCACCCCGACCACATCCAGGCCCACCGCGTCGCGGTGCGCGCCGCCGACCTGGCCGCCGACCCGGCGTACGGCACCGGCGCCCCGCACACCATCGCCAAGGTCTACTGGAACCGCGCGGAGCGGGCCGTGGTGGAGGCCGCCTTCGACCGCCTCCGCACGACGGCGCCGGACGCCTTCCCGGGCATCGCGGCGGTGGACGACGTCCCCGGTGTGGTCGACGGGGACGAGATCACGGCGGAGATCGACGGGACGGCGTACGCCGGGGCGAAGGCGGCGGCGATGCGCGCCCACGCCACGCAGATCGCGGTGGACGGCGAGGGCTCCTTCTTCGCCCTCTCCAACGACCTGGGCCAGCCGCTGCTGACGACGGAGTGCTACCAGCTGGTGCGGGGCGTGCCCGGGGCCGGCGGGGGAGCGCGGGAGGACGACCTGTTCGCGGGGGTGGCTGCCGGGACGGGTGCCGATACGGGTGCCGGGACCGTTTCCGCACGGGGTGTGGCTTCCGGTTCCGCTTCGGCTGCCGGAGCGGGTTCCGCTTCCGTGACCGGCGCGGGTTCCGCTTCGGCCGCCCGGCCGGATTCCGTACCGGGGGCGGGCGCATGA
- a CDS encoding DUF6113 family protein, producing MSGNAGKGRDRAGAARTGASRADGARTAAARSGAPSSNAPRTNAPPRVPEPTGFTARPNPARIAAYFGLAVLGALVALAGTLVQAAWFPGGLIIALAGSAGLFYGGRILTGTQIGALAPAAGWFVTVFLLLSGRPEGDYVFGDELGLVLFMLGGTAVAVMCATTSKVPQSATRNGRSGI from the coding sequence ATGAGCGGGAACGCGGGCAAGGGCCGTGACCGAGCAGGCGCGGCGCGCACCGGTGCCTCGCGCGCCGACGGAGCCCGTACCGCCGCGGCGCGTTCCGGCGCCCCCAGCAGCAACGCCCCACGGACCAACGCGCCCCCCAGGGTGCCCGAACCCACCGGCTTCACCGCCCGGCCGAACCCGGCCCGGATCGCTGCCTACTTCGGGCTCGCGGTGCTCGGCGCCCTCGTCGCGCTCGCCGGGACGCTGGTCCAAGCGGCGTGGTTCCCGGGCGGGTTGATCATCGCGCTGGCGGGATCGGCGGGCCTCTTCTACGGCGGCCGCATCCTGACCGGCACCCAGATCGGCGCACTCGCGCCGGCGGCCGGCTGGTTCGTCACCGTCTTCCTCCTGCTGTCCGGCCGGCCGGAAGGCGACTACGTCTTCGGCGACGAACTCGGCCTGGTGCTCTTCATGCTCGGCGGAACCGCCGTCGCTGTGATGTGCGCCACCACCTCGAAAGTGCCGCAATCAGCCACGCGTAACGGCCGGTCCGGTATCTGA
- a CDS encoding coagulation factor 5/8 type domain-containing protein → MHVPPTAPRSAPRRHRRSKALGFAALAVSLLMAVPTAQTAFGEESQQVQAVPGGGDLGPNVHVFDPSTPDIQGKVDEIFKKQESAQFGLDRYALLFKPGTYDNINAQIGFYTSIAGLGLNPNDTTFNGDVTVDAGWFDGNATQNFWRSAENLTLNPVNGTNRWAVSQAAPFRRMHVKGGLNLAPDGYGWASGGYIADSKIDGQVGPYSQQQWYTRDSSVGGWGNGVWNMTFSGVEGAPANSFPEPPYTTLQTTPISREKPFLYLDGDDYKVFVPQKRENARGVSWANGTPAGESIPLDQFYVVKEGADAATINAAVEQGLHLLFTPGVYHIDEPITINRPDTVALGLGLATIIPDNGVTAIKVGDVDGVKLAGLLVDAGPVNSETLIEVGPENASADHAANPTSLQDVFVRIGGAGPGKATTSIVVNSDDTIIDHTWVWRADHGEGWGWETNRADYGVRVNGDDVLATGLFVEHFNKYDVEWYGERGRTIFFQNEKAYDAPNQEAIQNGDTKGYAAYRVDDSVEEHEGWGMGSYCFYNVDPTIVQGHGFKAPVKPGVKFHSLIVVSLGGQGQYEHVINEVGSPTSGTDTIPSQVVSFP, encoded by the coding sequence CCGCACCGCGCAGGCACCGCAGGTCCAAGGCCCTCGGGTTCGCCGCGCTCGCCGTATCGCTGCTCATGGCCGTCCCCACCGCCCAGACAGCGTTCGGCGAAGAGTCCCAGCAGGTCCAGGCCGTCCCCGGCGGCGGTGACCTCGGGCCGAACGTCCATGTCTTCGACCCCTCCACGCCCGACATCCAGGGCAAGGTCGACGAGATCTTCAAGAAGCAGGAGTCCGCGCAGTTCGGCCTCGACCGCTACGCGCTGCTGTTCAAGCCGGGCACGTACGACAACATCAACGCGCAGATCGGGTTCTACACCTCGATCGCGGGCCTCGGGCTCAACCCGAACGACACCACCTTCAACGGCGATGTGACGGTCGACGCGGGCTGGTTCGACGGGAACGCCACGCAGAACTTCTGGCGCTCGGCGGAGAACCTGACGCTGAACCCGGTCAACGGCACCAACCGCTGGGCGGTCTCCCAGGCCGCGCCGTTCCGCCGGATGCATGTCAAGGGCGGGCTGAACCTGGCGCCCGACGGGTACGGCTGGGCCAGCGGCGGCTACATCGCCGACAGCAAGATCGACGGCCAGGTCGGGCCGTACTCCCAGCAGCAGTGGTACACCCGCGACAGCTCGGTCGGCGGCTGGGGCAACGGCGTCTGGAACATGACGTTCTCGGGCGTCGAGGGCGCGCCGGCCAACAGCTTCCCGGAGCCGCCCTACACCACGCTCCAGACGACCCCCATCTCCCGCGAGAAGCCCTTCCTCTACCTCGACGGGGACGACTACAAGGTCTTCGTCCCCCAGAAGCGGGAGAACGCGCGGGGTGTCTCGTGGGCCAACGGCACACCGGCGGGTGAGTCGATCCCGCTGGACCAGTTCTACGTCGTGAAGGAGGGGGCGGACGCCGCCACCATCAACGCCGCCGTGGAGCAGGGCCTGCACCTCCTGTTCACCCCCGGCGTCTACCACATCGACGAGCCGATCACGATCAACCGCCCGGACACGGTGGCCCTCGGTCTGGGCCTCGCGACGATCATCCCGGACAACGGGGTGACCGCGATCAAGGTCGGTGACGTGGACGGCGTCAAGCTCGCGGGCCTCCTGGTCGACGCGGGCCCGGTGAACTCCGAGACGCTGATCGAGGTCGGCCCGGAGAACGCCTCGGCCGACCACGCGGCCAACCCGACATCGCTCCAGGACGTGTTCGTACGGATCGGCGGAGCGGGCCCCGGCAAGGCGACCACCAGCATCGTCGTCAACAGCGACGACACGATCATCGACCACACCTGGGTGTGGCGCGCGGACCATGGCGAGGGCTGGGGCTGGGAGACCAACCGGGCCGACTACGGGGTCCGGGTCAACGGTGACGACGTCCTGGCGACCGGTCTGTTCGTCGAACACTTCAACAAGTACGACGTCGAGTGGTACGGCGAGCGCGGCCGGACGATCTTCTTCCAGAACGAGAAGGCGTACGACGCCCCCAACCAGGAGGCGATCCAGAACGGCGACACCAAGGGCTACGCGGCCTACCGGGTCGACGACTCGGTCGAGGAGCACGAGGGCTGGGGCATGGGCAGCTACTGCTTCTACAACGTCGACCCGACCATCGTCCAGGGCCACGGCTTCAAGGCCCCGGTGAAGCCCGGGGTGAAGTTCCACAGCCTGATCGTGGTCTCGCTGGGCGGCCAGGGACAGTACGAGCATGTGATCAACGAGGTCGGGTCCCCCACGTCCGGAACGGACACGATCCCCTCGCAGGTGGTGTCCTTCCCGTAG